From one Rosa rugosa chromosome 4, drRosRugo1.1, whole genome shotgun sequence genomic stretch:
- the LOC133745440 gene encoding trihelix transcription factor GT-3b-like → MYGGGGDEDESMGLGTMRMMVTSPTGQWGPDETRELIAIRGELERDSSVAKRSKALWEAVSSRMTARGFSRTSEQCKCKWKNLLIRYKGKETSDPEIGRKCPFFEELQAVFTERERNMQRLLLDSEAGTPRSKKRVKKARSGRSSDELSEDPDEDEDGSNGNTKKMKAERVVMPRVTNATANFSSGSSSVTEMLKEFLKQQQRMEIEWREMMERRAQERQLFEQEWRQRMVKVERERLMVEKAWREREEQRTMREESRAERRDALINSILNKLIDQTNF, encoded by the exons ATGTACGGCGGCGGAGGAGACGAGGATGAGAGCATGGGATTAGGGACGATGAGGATGATGGTGACTAGTCCTACAGGGCAGTGGGGCCCGGACGAGACGAGGGAGCTGATCGCGATCCGTGGGGAGCTGGAGAGGGACTCCTCTGTGGCCAAGCGCAGCAAGGCTCTGTGGGAAGCAGTCAGCTCTAGGATGACGGCCAGAGGCTTCAGTCGAACTTCGGAACAGTGCAAGTGCAAATGGAAGAATCTCCTCATTCGATACAAG GGGAAGGAGACGTCTGATCCGGAGATTGGCAGGAAATGTCCATTCTTTGAGGAATTGCAGGCGGTGTTTACTGAGAGAGAAAGGAATATGCAGAGATTGCTGCTTGATTCCGAGGCGGGTACTCCCCGTTCCAAGAAGAGGGTGAAGAAAGCGAGGTCAGGCCGATCCTCAGATGAGTTATCGGAAGACCctgatgaggatgaggatggtAGCAATGGAAATACTAAGAAGATGAAGGCTGAAAGAGTGGTAATGCCAAGAGTAACGAATGCTACTGCAAATTTTAGCAGTGGGAGTAGTAGTGTAACGGAAATGCTCAAGGAGTTTTTAAAGCAGCAGCAGAGGATGGAGATTGAGTGGAGAGAAATGATGGAGAGGCGGGCACAGGAACGGCAGTTGTTTGAGCAGGAATGGCGTCAGAGAATGGTAAAGGTGGAGAGGGAGCGGTTAATGGTTGAGAAAGCTTGGAGGGAGAGGGAAGAACAAAGGACGATGAGAGAAGAGAGCAGAGCTGAGAGGAGGGATGCCCTCATAAACAGTATCTTGAATAAACTTATCGATCAAACTAACTTCTGA